Proteins from a genomic interval of Spea bombifrons isolate aSpeBom1 chromosome 4, aSpeBom1.2.pri, whole genome shotgun sequence:
- the THG1L gene encoding probable tRNA(His) guanylyltransferase, translating into MRIAVLLGKHPLVKWALGGYRSVTGCGTMAKSKFEYVREFEVQDTCLKNCWVVVRVDGRNFHRFAENHNFTKPNDVRALQLMNRCAQNVMNELDNICLAYGQSDEYSFVFHKKSNWYKRRASKFMTHVVSQFAASYVFYWKEFFPDQPIQYPPGFDGRVVLYPTEQNLKDYLSWRQADCHVNNMYNMVFWSLVQKGGLTPAQAQDRLRGTLAADKNEILFSEFNINYNNEPLMYRKGSLLVWKKVNEVSKKRIKLPHETEEKEVEVSRCRTKTEVLHCDIIGEQFWEEHPAILSDDS; encoded by the exons ATGCGTATTGCGGTATTGCTTGGAAAGCACCCGCTTGTAAAGTGGGCTCTCGGTGGGTACCGGAGCGTAACAGGCTGCGGAACAATGGCCAAGAGCAAGTTCGAGTACGTGAGGGAGTTCGAGGTGCAGGACACATGTCTGAAGAACTGCTGGGTGGTGGTCAGGGTGGACGGGAGAAACTTCCACAG GTTTGCCGAGAATCACAACTTCACCAAACCCAACGATGTCCGCGCTCTTCAGCTTATGAACCGCTGTGCCCAGAACGTGATGAACGAGCTGGATAATATCTGCCTGGCGTACGGGCAGAGTGACGAGTACAGCTTCGTCTTCCATAAGAAGTCCAACTGGTACAAGCGCAGAGCAAG CAAGTTCATGACACACGTGGTTTCGCAGTTTGCAGCCAGCTACGTTTTCTACTGGAAAGAGTTTTTCCCCGATCAGCCTATCCAGTACCCGCCGGGATTCGACGGGAGGGTCGTGCTGTATCCCACCGAGCAAAACCTCAAGGACTATCTCAGCTGGAGGCAGGCTGATT GTCACGTGAACAATATGTACAATATGGTGTTCTGGTCCTTGGTACAGAAAGGAGGATTAACCCCAGCACAGGCACAAGATCGGCTGCGG GGAACTCTCGCGGCTGACAAGAACGAGATACTGTTTTCCGAGTTCAACATCAATTATAATAACGAGCCGCTGATGTACAGGAAAGGATCTCTGCTCGTATGGAAGAAG GTGAACGAAGTCAGCAAGAAAAGAATCAAGTTGCCCCACGAAACGGAGGAGAAGGAGGTGGAGGTGTCCCGGTGTCGGACCAAAACAGAAGTATTGCACTGTGATATCATAGGAGAGCAGTTCTGGGAAGAGCACCCTGCGATCCTCTCGGATGACAGCTGA